The Cygnus atratus isolate AKBS03 ecotype Queensland, Australia chromosome 12, CAtr_DNAZoo_HiC_assembly, whole genome shotgun sequence genome has a segment encoding these proteins:
- the SALL1 gene encoding sal-like protein 1 isoform X2 — translation MSRRKQAKPQHFQSDPDLALLSQRNGDTEKGQANRTTKNKDAHVCGRCCAEFFELSDLLQHKKNCTKNQLVLIVNENPASPSETFPPSSPPDNPDEQMNDTVNNTDQVDCSDLSEHNKLDKEESMDVEASSINNSSSSSKSVNNSITSSNSSTMGTSAVTTSLPHIGDLTTLGNFSVINSNVIIENLQSTKVAVAQFSQEARCNGASNNKLAVPALMEQLLALQQQQIHQLQLIEQIRHQILLLASQNTDMPTSSSPSQGTLRTSANPLSTLSSHLSQQLAAAAGLAQSLASQSASISGVKQLPPIQLPQSNPGNTIIPSSSGSSPNINILAAAVTTPSSEKVASSIGGSQLSNPPVSASSSPAFAISSLLSPASNPLLPQPTPNNSVFSSPLSNIGTPAEDLNSLTALAQQRKSKPPNVTAFEAKSNSDEAFFKHKCRFCAKVFGSDSALQIHLRSHTGERPFKCNICGNRFSTKGNLKVHFQRHKEKYPHIQMNPYPVPEHLDNIPTSTGIPYGMSIPPEKPVTSWLDSKPVLSTLTTSVGLPLPPTIPSLTPFIKTEEPQPIPISHPSASPPCSVKSDSGTADPTSKISNGLSDEVEAGALPTSNGKMEENPQNTSFIANVSSSVSSPAADSGSGSIATFTNPLMPLMSEQFKAKFPFGGLLDSTPASETSKLQQLVENIDKKATDPNECIICHRVLSCQSALKMHYRTHTGERPFKCKICGRAFTTKGNLKTHYSVHRAMPPLRVQHSCPICQKKFTNAVVLQQHIRMHMGGQIPNTLVTENYPESMESDTGSFDDKNFDDIDNFSDENMEDCPDSSVPDTPKSADASQDSLSSSPLPLEMSSIAALENQMKMINAGLAEQLQASLKSVENGSVEGDVLTNDSSSVGGDMESQSAGSPAVSESTSSMQALSPSNSTNDYHKSPSIEEKPVRALPSEFANGLSPTPANSGALDLTSSNTDKMIKEESLSMLFPFRDRGKFKNTACDICGKTFACQSALDIHYRSHTKERPFICTVCNRGFSTKGNLKQHMLTHQMRDLPSQLFEPSSSIGPNQNSSVMPANSLSSLIKTEVNGFVHGSPQDSKETPSGLAAVGPLSSSATSPVLLPALPRRTPKQHYCNTCGKTFSSSSALQIHERTHTGSHGHSHVEQYSCKTRQTTFCRWPHDISRRQSCKVPRNVSERFGCTVREWRPLQLLEPVRSSALQWLGHEDQRDLRHPERRHPTATRGPGQRGQLAHQRLDGKPGKAPKFRTQRTSSWSGENGKQ, via the exons GAGACACAGAAAAGGGTCAAGCAAATCGAACCACTAAGAACAAGGACGCCCACGTCTGTGGCAGGTGCTGTGCTGAGTTCTTTGAATTATCAGATCTCCTGCAACACAAGAAGAACTGTACTAAAAATCAATTAGTTTTAATTGTGAATGAAAATCCAGCTTCTCCTTCTGAAACCTTCCCTCCTAGTTCTCCTCCTGATAATCCTGATGAACAGATGAATGACACAGTTAATAACACAGATCAAGTAGACTGCAGTGACCTTTCAGAGCATAACAAACTTGACAAGGAAGAATCCATGGATGTGGAGGCTTCCAGCATTAACAATAGCAGTAGCAGTTCCAAGAGTGTCAACAATAGTATTACAAGCAGTAACAGCTCCACAATGGGTACCTCAGCTGTAACAACCTCTCTACCTCACATAGGGGATCTGACAACATTAGGCAACTTTTCAGTGATAAATAGTAATGTAATAATTGAAAACCTTCAGAGTACTAAAGTGGCAGTAGCACAGTTCTCACAGGAAGCAAGATGTAACGGTGCGTCGAATAACAAGCTTGCTGTACCTGCCCTGATGGAGCAACTGTTGgctttacagcagcagcagatccaCCAGTTGCAACTGATTGAACAAATTCGTCACCAAATATTATTGTTGGCTTCCCAAAATACAGACATGCCAACATCTTCTAGCCCATCTCAAGGTACTTTACGAACATCTGCCAACCCCTTGTCCACATTAAGTTCCCATTTatcccagcagctggctgcagcagctggattAGCACAAAGCCTTGCTAGTCAATCTGCCAGCATCAGTGGTGTGAAACAGCTACCCCCTATACAGCTACCTCAGAGCAACCCTGGCAACACTATAATTCCATCCAGTAGTGGCTCTTCTCCAAATATTAACATACTGGCAGCAGCAGTTACAACACCCTCCTCAGAAAAAGTGGCTTCAAGTATTGGTGGCTCACAGCTCAGCAACCCACCAGTATCAGCATCATCTTCACCAGCTTTTGCAATAAGCAGTTTATTAAGTCCTGCATCTAATCCACTTCTACCTCAGCCCACCCCTAATAACTCTGTTTTCTCCAGTCCCTTGTCCAATATTGGAACACCTGCAGAGGATTTAAACTCCTTGACTGCCTTggcacagcaaagaaaaagcaagccaCCAAATGTAACTGCTTTCGAAGCAAAAAGTAATTCAGATGAGGCATTCTTTAAGCATAAATGCAGGTTCTGTGCTAAAGTGTTTGGGAGTGACAGTGCCTTGCAGATTCATTTACGTTCTCACACTGGCGAGAGGCCATTTAAATGCAACATATGTGGAAATAGGTTTTCCACAAAGGGAAACTTAAAAGTCCACTTTCAGCgtcataaagaaaaataccctCATATTCAGATGAATCCGTACCCAGTGCCAGAGCATTTGGACAATATTCCTACAAGCACAGGTATTCCTTATGGGATGTCTATACCGCCAGAGAAACCTGTCACGAGCTGGCTGGACAGCAAGCCAGTCCTCTCCACCCTGACGACTTCTGTGGGGCTGCCACTCCCACCAACGATACCAAGCTTGACCCCATTCATCAAAACTGAGGAGCCTCAGCCGATTCCCATTAGCCATCCTTCTGCTAGCCCTCCCTGCTCTGTCAAGAGCGACTCGGGAACAGCTGACCCCACATCGAAAATCTCCAATGGACTTTCTGATGAGGTAGAGGCTGGTGCTTTGCCTACCTCAAACggcaaaatggaagaaaacccTCAAAACACAAGCTTCATCGCTAACgtgagcagctctgtgagctCACCGGCAGCAGACTCGGGCTCCGGCAGCATTGCCACTTTTACAAATCCACTGATGCCTTTAATGTCAGAGCAGTTTAAGGCAAAGTTTCCATTTGGAGGACTATTGGATTCAACGCCAGCATCCGAAACGTCAAAATTGCAGCAACTGGTAGAAAACATAGATAAAAAGGCAACTGATCCAAATGAGTGTATCATTTGCCACCGAGTTCTCAGTTGCCAGAGTGCACTGAAAATGCATTATCGCACGCATACTGGTGAGAGGCCGtttaaatgtaaaatctgtGGTCGTGCTTTCACTACTAAAGGCAACTTAAAGACTCATTACAGTGTCCACCGTGCCATGCCCCCACTGAGAGTACAACATTCATGCCCGATCTGCCAGAAAAAATTCACCAATGCCGTAGTGCTACAGCAGCATATCCGAATGCACATGGGAGGGCAGATCCCTAACACCCTGGTCACGGAAAACTATCCTGAGTCAATGGAATCCGATACAGGATCTTTTGATGATAAGAATTTCGATGATATAGACAACTTCTCAGATGAGAACATGGAAGACTGTCCTGACAGCAGTGTGCCAGATACACCTAAATCTGCAGATGCATCACAAGACAGCTtgtcttcttcccctctgcccctgGAAATGTCAAGTATTGCTGCTTTGGAAAACCAGATGAAGATGATCAATGCAGGACTTGCTGAACAACTTCAGGCAAGCTTAAAGTCAGTTGAAAATGGGTCAGTGGAAGGAGATGTTTTGACTAATGATTCGTCGTCGGTCGGTGGTGATATGGAAAGCCAAAGTGCTGGAAGCCCTGCTGTCTCAGAGTCTACCTCTTCCATGCAGGCCTTGTCCCCATCCAACAGCACTAATGATTACCACAAGTCACCAAGTATCGAAGAGAAACCAGTAAGAGCTTTACCAAGCGAGTTTGCCAATGGTTTGTCTCCAACCCCTGCAAACAGTGGTGCTTTGGACTTGACATCTAGTAACACTGATAAAATGATTAAAGAAGAGTCTCTGAGTATGCTCTTTCCTTTCAGAGATAGAGGTAAATTTAAAAACACCGCATGTGACATTTGTGGCAAAACATTTGCTTGTCAGAGTGCCTTGGACATTCATTACAGAAGTCATACCAAAGAGAGACCATTTATTTGCACAGTTTGCAATCGTGGCTTTTCCACAAAGGGTAATTTGAAGCAACATATGTTGACACATCAAATGCGAGATCTACCATCACAACTTTTTGAGCCCAGCTCCAGTATCGGCCCTAATCAGAACTCTTCGGTTATGCCTGCTAATTCACTGTCATCGCTCATAAAGACTGAGGTTAACGGCTTCGTGCACGGCTCTCCTCAGGACAGCAAGGAGACACCCTCTGGTCTAGCTGCTGTGGGGCCGCTCTCCTCCTCTGCCACgtcccctgtcctgctgcctgctctccccagAAGAACCCCCAAACAGCACTACTGCAACACGTGTGGGAAAACGTTTTCTTCCTCCAGCGCTCTGCAGATCCACGAAAGGACGCACACTG gtTCACATGGGCACTCACATGTGGAACAGTACTCCTGCAAGACGAGGCAGACGACTTTCTGTAGATGGCCCCATGACATTTCTAGGAGGCAATCCTGTAAAGTTCccagaaatgtttcagaaagatTTGGCTGCACGGTCAGGGAATGGAGACCCCTCCAGCTTCTGGAACCAGTACGCAGCAGCGCTCTCCAATGGCTTGGCCATGAAGACCAACGAGATCTCCGTCATCCAGAACGGCGGCATCCCACCGCCACCAGGGGGCCTGGGCAACGGGGGCAGCTCGCCCATCAGCGGCTTGACGGGAAGCCTGGAAAAGCTCCCAAATTCAGAACCCAACGCACCTCTAGCTGGTCTGGAGAAAATGGCAAGCAATGA
- the SALL1 gene encoding sal-like protein 1 isoform X1 produces MSRRKQAKPQHFQSDPDLALLSQRNGDTEKGQANRTTKNKDAHVCGRCCAEFFELSDLLQHKKNCTKNQLVLIVNENPASPSETFPPSSPPDNPDEQMNDTVNNTDQVDCSDLSEHNKLDKEESMDVEASSINNSSSSSKSVNNSITSSNSSTMGTSAVTTSLPHIGDLTTLGNFSVINSNVIIENLQSTKVAVAQFSQEARCNGASNNKLAVPALMEQLLALQQQQIHQLQLIEQIRHQILLLASQNTDMPTSSSPSQGTLRTSANPLSTLSSHLSQQLAAAAGLAQSLASQSASISGVKQLPPIQLPQSNPGNTIIPSSSGSSPNINILAAAVTTPSSEKVASSIGGSQLSNPPVSASSSPAFAISSLLSPASNPLLPQPTPNNSVFSSPLSNIGTPAEDLNSLTALAQQRKSKPPNVTAFEAKSNSDEAFFKHKCRFCAKVFGSDSALQIHLRSHTGERPFKCNICGNRFSTKGNLKVHFQRHKEKYPHIQMNPYPVPEHLDNIPTSTGIPYGMSIPPEKPVTSWLDSKPVLSTLTTSVGLPLPPTIPSLTPFIKTEEPQPIPISHPSASPPCSVKSDSGTADPTSKISNGLSDEVEAGALPTSNGKMEENPQNTSFIANVSSSVSSPAADSGSGSIATFTNPLMPLMSEQFKAKFPFGGLLDSTPASETSKLQQLVENIDKKATDPNECIICHRVLSCQSALKMHYRTHTGERPFKCKICGRAFTTKGNLKTHYSVHRAMPPLRVQHSCPICQKKFTNAVVLQQHIRMHMGGQIPNTLVTENYPESMESDTGSFDDKNFDDIDNFSDENMEDCPDSSVPDTPKSADASQDSLSSSPLPLEMSSIAALENQMKMINAGLAEQLQASLKSVENGSVEGDVLTNDSSSVGGDMESQSAGSPAVSESTSSMQALSPSNSTNDYHKSPSIEEKPVRALPSEFANGLSPTPANSGALDLTSSNTDKMIKEESLSMLFPFRDRGKFKNTACDICGKTFACQSALDIHYRSHTKERPFICTVCNRGFSTKGNLKQHMLTHQMRDLPSQLFEPSSSIGPNQNSSVMPANSLSSLIKTEVNGFVHGSPQDSKETPSGLAAVGPLSSSATSPVLLPALPRRTPKQHYCNTCGKTFSSSSALQIHERTHTGEKPFACTICGRAFTTKGNLKVHMGTHMWNSTPARRGRRLSVDGPMTFLGGNPVKFPEMFQKDLAARSGNGDPSSFWNQYAAALSNGLAMKTNEISVIQNGGIPPPPGGLGNGGSSPISGLTGSLEKLPNSEPNAPLAGLEKMASNENGTNFRFTRFVEDNKEIVTN; encoded by the exons GAGACACAGAAAAGGGTCAAGCAAATCGAACCACTAAGAACAAGGACGCCCACGTCTGTGGCAGGTGCTGTGCTGAGTTCTTTGAATTATCAGATCTCCTGCAACACAAGAAGAACTGTACTAAAAATCAATTAGTTTTAATTGTGAATGAAAATCCAGCTTCTCCTTCTGAAACCTTCCCTCCTAGTTCTCCTCCTGATAATCCTGATGAACAGATGAATGACACAGTTAATAACACAGATCAAGTAGACTGCAGTGACCTTTCAGAGCATAACAAACTTGACAAGGAAGAATCCATGGATGTGGAGGCTTCCAGCATTAACAATAGCAGTAGCAGTTCCAAGAGTGTCAACAATAGTATTACAAGCAGTAACAGCTCCACAATGGGTACCTCAGCTGTAACAACCTCTCTACCTCACATAGGGGATCTGACAACATTAGGCAACTTTTCAGTGATAAATAGTAATGTAATAATTGAAAACCTTCAGAGTACTAAAGTGGCAGTAGCACAGTTCTCACAGGAAGCAAGATGTAACGGTGCGTCGAATAACAAGCTTGCTGTACCTGCCCTGATGGAGCAACTGTTGgctttacagcagcagcagatccaCCAGTTGCAACTGATTGAACAAATTCGTCACCAAATATTATTGTTGGCTTCCCAAAATACAGACATGCCAACATCTTCTAGCCCATCTCAAGGTACTTTACGAACATCTGCCAACCCCTTGTCCACATTAAGTTCCCATTTatcccagcagctggctgcagcagctggattAGCACAAAGCCTTGCTAGTCAATCTGCCAGCATCAGTGGTGTGAAACAGCTACCCCCTATACAGCTACCTCAGAGCAACCCTGGCAACACTATAATTCCATCCAGTAGTGGCTCTTCTCCAAATATTAACATACTGGCAGCAGCAGTTACAACACCCTCCTCAGAAAAAGTGGCTTCAAGTATTGGTGGCTCACAGCTCAGCAACCCACCAGTATCAGCATCATCTTCACCAGCTTTTGCAATAAGCAGTTTATTAAGTCCTGCATCTAATCCACTTCTACCTCAGCCCACCCCTAATAACTCTGTTTTCTCCAGTCCCTTGTCCAATATTGGAACACCTGCAGAGGATTTAAACTCCTTGACTGCCTTggcacagcaaagaaaaagcaagccaCCAAATGTAACTGCTTTCGAAGCAAAAAGTAATTCAGATGAGGCATTCTTTAAGCATAAATGCAGGTTCTGTGCTAAAGTGTTTGGGAGTGACAGTGCCTTGCAGATTCATTTACGTTCTCACACTGGCGAGAGGCCATTTAAATGCAACATATGTGGAAATAGGTTTTCCACAAAGGGAAACTTAAAAGTCCACTTTCAGCgtcataaagaaaaataccctCATATTCAGATGAATCCGTACCCAGTGCCAGAGCATTTGGACAATATTCCTACAAGCACAGGTATTCCTTATGGGATGTCTATACCGCCAGAGAAACCTGTCACGAGCTGGCTGGACAGCAAGCCAGTCCTCTCCACCCTGACGACTTCTGTGGGGCTGCCACTCCCACCAACGATACCAAGCTTGACCCCATTCATCAAAACTGAGGAGCCTCAGCCGATTCCCATTAGCCATCCTTCTGCTAGCCCTCCCTGCTCTGTCAAGAGCGACTCGGGAACAGCTGACCCCACATCGAAAATCTCCAATGGACTTTCTGATGAGGTAGAGGCTGGTGCTTTGCCTACCTCAAACggcaaaatggaagaaaacccTCAAAACACAAGCTTCATCGCTAACgtgagcagctctgtgagctCACCGGCAGCAGACTCGGGCTCCGGCAGCATTGCCACTTTTACAAATCCACTGATGCCTTTAATGTCAGAGCAGTTTAAGGCAAAGTTTCCATTTGGAGGACTATTGGATTCAACGCCAGCATCCGAAACGTCAAAATTGCAGCAACTGGTAGAAAACATAGATAAAAAGGCAACTGATCCAAATGAGTGTATCATTTGCCACCGAGTTCTCAGTTGCCAGAGTGCACTGAAAATGCATTATCGCACGCATACTGGTGAGAGGCCGtttaaatgtaaaatctgtGGTCGTGCTTTCACTACTAAAGGCAACTTAAAGACTCATTACAGTGTCCACCGTGCCATGCCCCCACTGAGAGTACAACATTCATGCCCGATCTGCCAGAAAAAATTCACCAATGCCGTAGTGCTACAGCAGCATATCCGAATGCACATGGGAGGGCAGATCCCTAACACCCTGGTCACGGAAAACTATCCTGAGTCAATGGAATCCGATACAGGATCTTTTGATGATAAGAATTTCGATGATATAGACAACTTCTCAGATGAGAACATGGAAGACTGTCCTGACAGCAGTGTGCCAGATACACCTAAATCTGCAGATGCATCACAAGACAGCTtgtcttcttcccctctgcccctgGAAATGTCAAGTATTGCTGCTTTGGAAAACCAGATGAAGATGATCAATGCAGGACTTGCTGAACAACTTCAGGCAAGCTTAAAGTCAGTTGAAAATGGGTCAGTGGAAGGAGATGTTTTGACTAATGATTCGTCGTCGGTCGGTGGTGATATGGAAAGCCAAAGTGCTGGAAGCCCTGCTGTCTCAGAGTCTACCTCTTCCATGCAGGCCTTGTCCCCATCCAACAGCACTAATGATTACCACAAGTCACCAAGTATCGAAGAGAAACCAGTAAGAGCTTTACCAAGCGAGTTTGCCAATGGTTTGTCTCCAACCCCTGCAAACAGTGGTGCTTTGGACTTGACATCTAGTAACACTGATAAAATGATTAAAGAAGAGTCTCTGAGTATGCTCTTTCCTTTCAGAGATAGAGGTAAATTTAAAAACACCGCATGTGACATTTGTGGCAAAACATTTGCTTGTCAGAGTGCCTTGGACATTCATTACAGAAGTCATACCAAAGAGAGACCATTTATTTGCACAGTTTGCAATCGTGGCTTTTCCACAAAGGGTAATTTGAAGCAACATATGTTGACACATCAAATGCGAGATCTACCATCACAACTTTTTGAGCCCAGCTCCAGTATCGGCCCTAATCAGAACTCTTCGGTTATGCCTGCTAATTCACTGTCATCGCTCATAAAGACTGAGGTTAACGGCTTCGTGCACGGCTCTCCTCAGGACAGCAAGGAGACACCCTCTGGTCTAGCTGCTGTGGGGCCGCTCTCCTCCTCTGCCACgtcccctgtcctgctgcctgctctccccagAAGAACCCCCAAACAGCACTACTGCAACACGTGTGGGAAAACGTTTTCTTCCTCCAGCGCTCTGCAGATCCACGAAAGGACGCACACTGGTGAGAAACCTTTTGCCTGCACTATATGTGGAAGAGCATTCACAACAAAAGGCAATCTGAAG gtTCACATGGGCACTCACATGTGGAACAGTACTCCTGCAAGACGAGGCAGACGACTTTCTGTAGATGGCCCCATGACATTTCTAGGAGGCAATCCTGTAAAGTTCccagaaatgtttcagaaagatTTGGCTGCACGGTCAGGGAATGGAGACCCCTCCAGCTTCTGGAACCAGTACGCAGCAGCGCTCTCCAATGGCTTGGCCATGAAGACCAACGAGATCTCCGTCATCCAGAACGGCGGCATCCCACCGCCACCAGGGGGCCTGGGCAACGGGGGCAGCTCGCCCATCAGCGGCTTGACGGGAAGCCTGGAAAAGCTCCCAAATTCAGAACCCAACGCACCTCTAGCTGGTCTGGAGAAAATGGCAAGCAATGAAAATGGGACAAACTTCCGTTTTACACGTTTCGTGGAAGACAATAAAGAAATTGTAACAAATTAG